From the Cohaesibacter sp. ES.047 genome, one window contains:
- a CDS encoding RNA methyltransferase → MTKNRSQKQKKARQANAAETSNRPSRKSSDETVRIFGIHAVASAVANPRRELIRLHATTNAQARLVDEIRKLKGDPARLDGLVEPASPKDIDNLARDVVHQGALLVARNLPPLDISDIYDSKLVVILDQITDPHNVGAIIRSAVALGAKAIIMTGRHSPEESGILAKTASGGLDMMSMVTVPNLARALDDLADNGFDVIGFDSEESEPFETILAAQDMDRHLALVFGSEGKGLRRLTREKCTSLARLDMPGPIKSLNVSNSVAMTLYAYQLKRSGVIG, encoded by the coding sequence ATGACAAAAAACCGTTCCCAAAAACAGAAGAAGGCCCGGCAGGCCAACGCCGCGGAGACCTCCAACCGCCCAAGCCGCAAAAGCAGCGACGAGACCGTCCGCATTTTCGGCATTCATGCGGTCGCCAGTGCCGTGGCCAACCCGCGCCGCGAGCTGATCCGCCTGCATGCCACGACCAATGCGCAGGCGCGGCTGGTGGACGAGATCCGCAAGCTCAAGGGGGATCCGGCACGCCTTGATGGCCTCGTCGAGCCCGCCTCCCCCAAGGATATCGACAATCTGGCGCGTGATGTGGTGCATCAGGGCGCCCTTCTCGTTGCCCGCAACCTTCCGCCGCTGGATATTTCGGATATCTATGACAGCAAGCTGGTTGTGATTCTCGACCAGATCACTGATCCGCACAACGTCGGCGCAATCATCCGCTCGGCGGTTGCCTTGGGTGCCAAGGCCATCATCATGACCGGCAGGCACAGCCCCGAAGAATCCGGCATTCTGGCCAAGACAGCATCGGGCGGCCTTGACATGATGTCGATGGTTACCGTGCCAAACCTCGCGCGCGCGCTCGATGATCTGGCTGACAATGGCTTTGATGTGATCGGATTTGATTCCGAGGAGAGCGAGCCGTTCGAAACCATCCTCGCAGCGCAAGACATGGATCGCCATCTCGCCCTCGTTTTCGGCTCGGAAGGCAAGGGCCTAAGACGCTTGACCCGCGAGAAATGCACGTCCCTCGCCCGTCTCGACATGCCCGGCCCGATCAAGAGCCTCAACGTCTCCAACTCCGTTGCCATGACGCTTTATGCATATCAGCTCAAACGCAGCGGTGTGATTGGCTAG
- a CDS encoding DUF2147 domain-containing protein, which produces MKRVWLMAAAATLLMASPTLANPIYGNWKSAPGDGGAYIHVKISPCGPKICGTITKVVGKKNSKIIGRSIIKNMNDDGGGSYSGGTIWAPDKKKTYASKMKLRGNKLSVSGCIAGGLICRSQTWTRL; this is translated from the coding sequence ATGAAAAGAGTATGGCTGATGGCAGCAGCCGCCACCTTGCTCATGGCCAGCCCCACGCTCGCAAACCCGATTTATGGCAACTGGAAAAGCGCTCCCGGGGATGGCGGTGCCTATATCCATGTCAAGATCAGCCCTTGCGGCCCGAAAATTTGCGGCACGATCACCAAAGTTGTCGGCAAGAAGAATTCAAAGATCATCGGCCGGAGCATCATCAAGAACATGAACGACGATGGCGGCGGCAGCTACTCAGGCGGCACGATCTGGGCTCCGGACAAGAAAAAGACCTATGCGTCCAAGATGAAGCTGCGTGGCAACAAGCTCTCGGTCAGTGGCTGCATCGCCGGTGGACTGATCTGCCGCAGCCAGACATGGACGCGCCTGTGA
- a CDS encoding GNAT family N-acetyltransferase — protein MIEPHPYAFRDVTLNDLALLKAWQERPHVQKWWDANEPYSEAQLADPQVARWIVSINNRPFAFMQDYTVHGWENHHFAHLPKGSRGIDQYIGDPKMVGIGHGTAFIGTRLQALFDAGAPVIATDPHPENERAIAVYQKLGFEISGPPQETQWGMILPMLASR, from the coding sequence ATGATCGAGCCCCACCCCTACGCGTTCCGCGATGTTACCCTGAATGACCTCGCCCTGCTGAAAGCATGGCAGGAAAGGCCGCATGTCCAAAAATGGTGGGATGCAAATGAACCCTACAGCGAAGCGCAATTGGCCGATCCTCAGGTCGCTCGCTGGATCGTCTCGATCAACAATCGACCATTTGCCTTCATGCAGGATTACACCGTGCATGGATGGGAGAACCATCACTTCGCCCATCTCCCCAAAGGATCACGCGGCATCGATCAATACATCGGAGATCCTAAAATGGTCGGCATTGGCCATGGAACGGCGTTTATTGGAACGAGACTGCAGGCGCTCTTCGACGCGGGCGCCCCGGTGATTGCAACCGATCCACACCCGGAAAACGAACGCGCGATAGCCGTCTACCAAAAGCTGGGTTTCGAGATATCAGGACCGCCACAGGAAACCCAATGGGGGATGATCCTACCAATGCTCGCTAGCCGATAA
- a CDS encoding D-Ala-D-Ala carboxypeptidase family metallohydrolase, giving the protein MMSFKQFFAGFGFEFFSAAEMLFKGDAHFNPQHPGYGLNTDPPPELWWSIIKTAKQLEWLRRDIAEPIRIISAYRSPAYNAVISKATASQHMNFTALDFVAATRHPQYCYDRLMWRRDGGAFSGGLGLYDTFVHIDTRGENADWHG; this is encoded by the coding sequence ATGATGAGCTTTAAGCAATTCTTTGCGGGGTTTGGTTTTGAGTTTTTCAGTGCGGCCGAGATGCTTTTCAAGGGCGATGCTCATTTCAATCCGCAGCATCCCGGCTATGGCCTCAATACCGACCCTCCGCCCGAGCTTTGGTGGAGCATTATCAAGACCGCCAAACAGCTGGAATGGCTGCGGCGCGACATTGCCGAGCCGATCCGGATCATTAGTGCATATCGGTCACCGGCCTACAACGCGGTGATTAGCAAAGCAACGGCCAGCCAACACATGAATTTCACCGCACTCGATTTTGTCGCGGCCACTCGTCACCCGCAGTATTGCTATGACCGCCTGATGTGGCGGCGGGATGGCGGGGCCTTCAGCGGTGGGCTAGGGCTTTATGACACATTCGTTCATATCGACACGCGCGGCGAAAACGCCGACTGGCACGGCTAA
- a CDS encoding phage late control D family protein, with product MGWTVDWKVYINGFDRSGDMKSFLMDISTTDKAGLTSDSCSLKFDDEAGQVRLSRNDETVRVLLEGTQVFDGVISGVRSSGGRGSGHILTMTAKGVDLRGKAKQPQKYHMDDATAGDFLKKAAKLAGFDIDVHPDIASVKRDYWANDRQSFLQLGEHMAKELGGTFKARGKNAVLVPLGFDLGLPTIQGVVGRNVISWDIAPDLGRARFSGGAIDYLDRKTGKIESLETEYDQGPSKAEAIETGRALAVNKDHAQQVAKGRKAQAERKGGSGSATLDITPQAQAEGLFVLSGARAGIDGQYKMTSVTHKASRSSGATTSLQLEQPDGKAGKDGR from the coding sequence ATGGGGTGGACGGTTGACTGGAAGGTCTATATCAACGGGTTTGATCGCAGCGGCGATATGAAGTCCTTCTTGATGGATATCAGCACGACGGACAAGGCTGGGTTAACGTCCGATTCCTGTTCGCTCAAATTTGACGACGAAGCCGGACAGGTCAGGCTCTCACGCAATGACGAGACCGTGCGTGTGCTGCTTGAGGGTACACAGGTCTTTGATGGCGTGATTTCTGGCGTGCGGTCATCGGGTGGTCGGGGCTCTGGCCACATCCTGACTATGACCGCCAAAGGCGTTGATCTGCGCGGCAAGGCAAAGCAGCCTCAGAAATACCACATGGATGACGCCACAGCCGGGGACTTCCTGAAGAAAGCGGCCAAGCTTGCTGGCTTCGACATCGATGTGCATCCTGATATAGCCAGCGTGAAGCGTGACTATTGGGCCAATGATCGCCAAAGCTTTTTGCAGCTTGGTGAGCATATGGCCAAGGAGCTGGGCGGCACATTCAAGGCGCGCGGCAAGAATGCTGTCTTGGTGCCTCTGGGTTTTGATCTCGGTTTGCCGACCATCCAGGGCGTCGTTGGCAGGAATGTTATTTCTTGGGACATCGCTCCAGACCTCGGACGGGCGCGTTTTTCTGGCGGCGCGATTGATTATCTCGATCGGAAAACTGGCAAGATAGAAAGCCTTGAGACAGAGTATGATCAGGGCCCGAGCAAAGCCGAAGCAATCGAGACCGGTCGTGCTCTTGCCGTAAACAAAGATCATGCGCAGCAAGTCGCGAAAGGTCGCAAGGCGCAGGCGGAGCGGAAGGGCGGCAGCGGCAGCGCGACGCTAGACATCACTCCTCAGGCACAGGCCGAAGGGTTGTTTGTCTTGTCTGGCGCGCGTGCAGGTATCGACGGTCAATATAAAATGACTTCCGTCACTCACAAAGCCAGCCGATCGAGTGGCGCAACAACATCTCTGCAGCTGGAACAGCCAGACGGTAAGGCAGGCAAAGACGGCCGGTGA
- a CDS encoding tail protein X, with translation MAETITIEGDNITLDLLLVRRFGFAGQGAVSKTLALNPGLSALGPVLPLGTKVTFPDAPVVPDRQAKVVTLFGEV, from the coding sequence ATGGCTGAGACGATCACGATCGAGGGCGACAATATCACGCTTGATCTATTATTGGTGCGGCGCTTCGGCTTTGCCGGACAAGGGGCGGTGAGCAAGACTCTCGCACTCAATCCCGGTCTGTCCGCGTTGGGGCCAGTTCTGCCACTCGGCACCAAGGTCACCTTTCCTGATGCGCCGGTTGTGCCAGACAGGCAGGCCAAGGTGGTCACCTTGTTCGGAGAGGTGTGA
- a CDS encoding phage tail protein, translating into MLFMIGAVSVDTKPFPADSFSRSSTATWAEKAVMGTLPPSEFMGEGPESLSLSGKLLPYKLGGLSELDTLRSYLKKGEVVPVMRGDGVRLGTYALTDISEKHDHLQREGVGFVIGYSLSLKKMPETGAGQQQTVDGLLSLFEGLV; encoded by the coding sequence ATGCTTTTCATGATTGGTGCGGTTAGCGTTGATACCAAGCCCTTTCCCGCGGACAGTTTCTCGCGGTCATCAACGGCGACATGGGCGGAGAAGGCGGTGATGGGAACGCTGCCGCCTTCAGAATTTATGGGCGAGGGGCCCGAGAGCCTGAGCCTGTCGGGCAAGCTCTTGCCCTACAAGTTGGGTGGGCTCTCAGAACTCGACACACTGCGGAGCTATCTCAAAAAGGGCGAAGTTGTGCCGGTGATGCGAGGGGATGGGGTGCGGCTTGGCACTTACGCGCTAACCGACATCAGCGAGAAGCATGATCACCTGCAGCGTGAAGGGGTCGGTTTTGTGATCGGCTACAGCCTGTCGCTCAAAAAAATGCCTGAGACAGGTGCGGGCCAGCAACAGACCGTGGATGGCCTGTTGTCATTGTTCGAAGGACTTGTTTGA